The DNA segment TCGGCGGCTCTTTTCCGTCCGGTGCAACTGCTTTCCAAAAAGCGATTGCTTCCGGTTCAGCACTTTTCATTGCTTCCCGAATGGCAAACTGCATTTCCTCTTTTACTGCTTTTTCGGTTGTTCCATTTTCTTTCGCTATTTGTCTGAAAATGTCGTTCACTTCTACTTCCTCCTATGTCTATTAGTATGTATCTATCACTGACAGTTGTTGTTATAGCATATTCTCTCTGTCGAAGTCCCGAAAAATTTGTCGATAGCAGAAATTTTTTATACTGAAAAAAAATAAAGCTCGTCGATTAGGACGAACTTCTGTGTTTTATGGAAGTATTTGCTTTGACTGCTTCACAAGTGTATCTATGACTTCATAAATTCTGTTTCTATCTTCAGGAACAAGTTTTTCAAGCTTCTCATTCAGCATTGAGTTCTTGACTGTATATCCCGTTTCCAGAACATCTGTAAGAACCATATCCGATGATACACCTAAAGCATTTACTATCTTTATGAAAGTTTCGAGTGACGGAATTTTCTCTCCACGCTCAACCATACCAATATAATTTGTTGTCAAATCTGTTTTCTCAGCCAAATCTTCTTGGCGTAATTTCCTCGCAAGTCGGAACTTTCTTATATTCTTGCCGATTGTATCGAGCTTCATCACATCACCTCCCCTAGTGTGTTTCCATAACTAATAGTATAGGTTAAGTCGATTTTAAATCACACGCACCCAAAGGAAGTCAAACCAACTATTAGTGATGATTCCCAACTATTTTTATGTTATACTATAAAAGTAGTAATTCACGATTGTTAATGGCGAACGACAAATCACAACCCAAGAGCCAAGTTAAACAATCTCCAAAAAAACTTAGGGGTAAAAAGGAATGGAAGAAAGAAAAATAATATTCAGTAAGCGTTTCAAGAAATATAAGTTCATGAATTCTGATACAGAATCCAAAGACGATGCTGATTACGATGCCGCTATTTCACAAGTCAGTGATTTCTTTGAATATATGCGAAAGAACCGCAAAAGTGTTCCTGATGAAGAAAGAATCGCCAATAAAGATAAGTTCATTAAAACCGTAGAAGAATTATCTAACACCTATAAAATTGATGTAGATTTAGAAGAATTTAGCGAAGGTTATGTAGCACACATCTATCTTGATTATGGTTGCTACAACGGATATATTAAGAAGCTGCTAGCAATGTTGTTTATCCTTGCCGATGATATTTCCTTTTTAGATGGCAAAAAAGAAGATGCCGATATGCTTTTCAGTTTCACTTATCACACACATCATATTTTCCTAAAAGACAGAGAAACAACCGATTTCTCATAATGTACCCGATGGCTACTCAACTGAGCAGCCATCTTTTCGATTTTCCAGACACCGTCTGGAATTTTTAATATGCCGGAATACCGTATCCATAGATATTGCTGCTTCCGACTGTGTACTGTCTTTGCTTGCAGGCGTCGCCTGAGTTGCCCTCTACGGTATAAACTGTACCATTCTCACATTTCTCTACAATACCAACGTGGTCTGTTGTACCGTCGCCTTCCCAATCAAAGAAGATAATATCTCCTGTCTTTGGTTCATATGTGCGGTCTTGCCATTTTCCATTTGACTTAAACCAGTTTGCACCCTCCACACAACCTGCAAATTTCGGAACAAGTCCGCTTTCAATATACCCGCATTGGTCAGCACACCAAGATACGAAGCAGGCACACCATTCCACTCGACTGTCAAAACCATACCAACTCCAGTAAGGTTGTCCTCCCTGATTGCCTAGCTGCGTCAAGGCAACCTCAACAATCGCCTGATTACCTCCGACAGTAAAGGCTCGCCCATACGGATAGTACCTCAGAACGTGAGCCGGATATTGGGTATCTCCATAACTATCCCAACCAAGCCTTTGTGCCTGCTGAGTGGAAAACTCCACTGCATTGGCATAAGAATAACCGCCATACTTTGATTTTGCCCAAGAGATATATCCATTACCGAAGTTGTAGCCTTGCAAAGCAAGTTTAATATGCTCCATATCTATCGGACTTTCCACTTCTGCCGAAGTAAGAGCCGCTTTCAATTCCTGAACTCCACACTGGATAGAATATTCAGGGTCTTTAATTCCATTGGGTTCGTGTGGATACTTCGTATTGAAACTTCCTTCTGCTGCCTGCATAGGGTCAAGTCCCCTGCCGCCGCTTTCCTGCATCATAACCGCCTTGATAAGTTCTACATACTCAGGAATGCCGTACTCTTTGGCATATTTCTGTATGATAGGTTCATAGGCTTCTACCTCTGCACTTACCGGAGTATAGGAATTACTGTCACTTCCTCCTCCAAACATTGCTACGGCAGCACCAAACAACACGACAATCATAATAATCAGCACCGCTATCCAACCGCCTGCTGCGATTGCTGCTACAAGTGCTTTTGTCCCTGCAATAATCGCTTTGACTGTCGCAACAGTAGCTTTCGCTGTGGCTTTAACGGTATCTGCTGTGGCTTTCGCCGCTTTCTTTGCCGTCTGAGCCGCTTTCTGTGTTGCTTTGGCTGTTGTTTTTGCTGTTTTCTGTGCTATAATGGCAGCTTCTTTTGTGGTCTTAATAGAAGTCTTTGCCGTTTGTTCTGCGGTCTTGACCGACCTTTGAACAGTATTGGTTGCACCTTTCGATACGGTCTTGACTGTCGAATTTCCTGCTGACCTTGCAGACTGCTTAATTGTTTTCTCCGTATGCTCTAGAGTTCGGATACTCTGTTTTCCGACAGGATTGACCGATTGTTTCTGAAGCTGTTTTTCTGCACGCTTGGTCTTGAAATTCTCAATTCCCGTTTTGGCTTTCTGATAATTCTGTCTTGTTTCACGCACACCCCATCTGCCGACTTTATCCGCACGGTATGCAGTTTCGTGAACAGTCCTATCCGTTGCCGCTTCGATTTTATCGGAAGCATATTCCTCTGCGGAATTTTCCGAAGCGTTAGTGGAATGTTCTGCCTTATCTTTCGTCATTACATAGGCTTTCTTCATTCGCTCCGTGGCAACTGCTGCCTTATTTATGGTCTTGATTGTACCTTTGCTTGTATCTCTTGTTTTTATATCAGCCATCGGTTTCCTCCTTTCTCGAAAAATAATAGAGAGTGGGGTTTAATCCACTCTCTTAGCGACAACAACAAGCCTGCCATTGTTTCTTGAATATTCACAAGTAGAAAGAGAAATCAGCTTGTCGCCATATTCTGCCGATACTCCGGTATCATACAAAGAAAGTTCCTTGCACTTAGCAACATACGCATCAAACTCTGCCGCATTTTCTGCGTCCGTAAACTCATAATACTTAAAGCTATCGGAGCTGTCTGTATAAACGACTGTCTTAAAGACTGCAATCACTTCATACTGGTGTCTGTCCGTCAGTGTATCAAAGGTAATAGTCTTATGACCTTCCCAAAAGCTCTTGTTTCTGTACTTCATCAGTCCCGTAAACATCGAACCGTCATTCATATGGTGTCCGTATATAATGATGTTGTCTGAAGGCTTCTGCACATCACAATTTTCCTGCACATATGGACAGCCATAAGCGGAATAGGTCTTATCAAACTTGTGCTTCAGGTAGAAGTTCGGCTCATTTACAGACTGCACGACCGGATAGTTGATATTGGTATCCTCAACCTTTATCCAACCCACCATATCCTCATTCTGCCGATAGAGTTCAAGATATTCCGCAAGATAGTCCTTATCTTCCGAAAACGTCACGCCCTCATTTTCCTTTGGCGGCTCGTCCTCCACAATCTCCGCAAGGTTATCATAGACTTCATTCTGCTTGGCAGAGTCAATGTGATTACGGATAATAAAGAAGGTGCTTACAGACAACACTACCGTAAACACCATCGCAATAATAATATAGATTTTTCTGCTCATTTTCTCTTACCTTTCCATATCGTTTCTCTTAGGTGGAGTCAAATCTCTGCAATACTCCGGATACCTCAACTTGATACCCTCCATGAAATACGGAGCATATCCACAACAGAACAGTTCCTCCGGTGTATAGAGATTTTCCCTGCCTTCTTCCGTAAATCCATTCCAGAGATTAAAGGCAAGGTGGCAGACCTTGACTGTGCCACTTGTCTGCCAACCGCCGTGCATACCTTCCGGTATGATGCAGTCCCTCTTAAAATCAAACATCTTTCCGATGTTCATTCTCGTTTCTTCTGAAATACCCATCACATAGAAAAACGCTCTGTGATAGCAGTCGTTTACTTTGCACTTATCCAGATTTTCCAATACAAAATCTCTGTGTGCAGCATTGCGAAATTGAATCTTAGACATTGTAAATCCCTCCTTACGCTTCGCCCGGCTTGGTCGTCATCAGTTTATAAAGTTTCGTGTTCTTAGGGAATTTGTTTGCAAACGGTACAAGCGAACTTCCCACCTTGATAAGTCCGTGTCCTGCTTCCACATTCGTGATATAGGACATCTGAAGGTCGGAAATATTCAGAAGTTTTGCAAGCTCAAGCCTGTCTGTGGAAGCCTGATTCAGCATAATAATGAACTCTGAGTTTGCAAGCATTGTTCTCGCTGTGTGGCTCTGCAAAAGGTCATCGACATTCTGAGTGATTCCACTTGCGTATGCACCGTATTTTCTCACACGCTTCCACAAGGTAAAGAGGAAATTTGCAGAGTATTCGTGCTGGAACAGAAGATAAATCTCATCAATAAAGATAAAGGTATTCTTACCCTTTGCACGGTTCTGTGTGATACGATTCAGGATAGAGTCAAGGACAACAAGCATACCAATCGGCATAAGCTGTTTACCCAAATCAAGAATGTCATAGCAGATAAGGCGGTTATTGGTATCCACATTCGTCTGCTTTGCAAAGGTGTTCAGAGAACCGTGTGTAAAAAGCTCAATAGCAAGTGCCAGTTCCTTTGCTTCCGGTTCGTCCTGCTGCAAAAGTTCTGCCCTGAAATCCTGCAAGGTCGGTATATGCCCTTGATAGTCATTCTGCTGATAACTGCGGTACACGCTTGCCGTACAACGGTCAATGATAGACTTCTGCTTTGCTCCGAGATTAGTTCCTCCGATAAGCTGTTCACAAAGGGACATGATGAACTCGGATTTCAAAATGACAGGGTTTGCACCGTCGCCGTAATCCTTATTCATATCCATTGCATTGATGTGATTATCGGAAGTAGCAGAAATATTGATTACCTCTCCGCCCATTGCATTGACAAGCTGTGAATACTCTCGCTCAGGGTCGATAATGATAATATCCGCATCCGAAGAAAGCACCTGATTGATGATTTCTCCCTTTGCCGCAAATGACTTACCGCCACCAGATACACCGAGAATAAAGGAGTTACCATTCAAAAGCTGCTTACGGTCTGCGATAATCATATTTTTGCTGATAACATTCTGACCGTAATAGATACCGTTCTCGTGGAAAATATCCTGCACCCTGAATGGGATAAATACCGAAAGGCTCTCTGTTGTAAGTGTTCTGAACGCATCAATCTTTCTTGTTCCAAACGGCATTACCGTGTTGAGTCCATCTACCTGCTGAAATCTCAGTGTTGCAAACTGGCAAAGATGTTTTCTTGCTGTGGTAAGCAATGCTTCCGTATCATTCTCAAGCTGTTCCTTACTGTCTGCTGTAATAACCATTGTGATAACAGCGAACATCATTCTCTGGTCACGGGTCGTAAGGTCATCGAGGAACTCTTTCATTTCTTTCTTCTGCTGCTCCATATCATACGGAACAGTTGCAGAGAAGTTGTTATTGGCATTCTGCCTACGCTGCCAGTTTGTGATATTGGTTTCCACACCAAGCAGACGGTTCTCTGCTTCCTTTACTGCTTCATCAGTTGGAACGGGAACAATATCAATGGACATCATCAGATTTCTGTTCATATCCGTAAGTTCCGCTACCATACTGTCTTTGATATAGGACGCATATTCACGAAGAAAAAGGACTCTTCCATAACGGTTTCCCATCTTGAAATAGTCCTTTTCAAATTCCATTGTGTCGGGGCAGATATAATCCTTAAAATCGTGTCCCTTTTTTCTTGTTTCCTTAATATCAAAGTGGAAAGAGCTTTCTTCTCCCACACGATAGAAGTCGTGGAAAATACGAAGTCTTTCGTCTGTTTCCAGTTCCACACACTTACTTCCAAGCCTGCCGAAGTGAGCAATCAAATCTGCACCGACACGGGCAAAATAAGTTCTTGCGTCCTCCACACTCTTTTTGTTGATGGAAATGGTAATATACTTATCCTGAACAATAGAGTTTGCCCCCGTTGCCTTATCAAGAAGCATTTTGTTGTATTCCTCTCGATATTCGTCCAGATTATCTCCGGTTGTCGGAATAAGAATTGTCTGCTCAAAATCCAGTCTGTTGAGCCGACGGTTATTGATTGTGATTTTTGTCGTCGCACCACTGTCAAGTGAGTTCAGAAGTTCGGAATATTCAAGAAACATCGCTTCCTTATCTTCACGGCTTGCCACTGCATAGTTAATATCCGTAAAGCGATAAGTCTTTGAATATTTATCCTTTCCCACTTTGAAAATGCCATCATCAAAGATAGCCGCCACGGGAATCACGTCCTGCACCCCTTTCGGTACAACAAATTTTTCTTTGTCCTGCTTAAACAAATTTGTAAGAGTCTTAATCATTTGACTTCAATACCTCCTTCTGCTTCTGTTCAATGCTTGGCTTCATCAGTTCGTAATACACATTGGTAGAATGAAACACCAGCTTCTTCGGCATTAAAAACTCCGACTTTATCCACGCATAGATTGCTTTCTCTGCGGTCATACCGTTGTACTTCACAAAACCAAGTGCCGCAAACGGGGCAGCACCCAAAATGCACACCCACGATACGGTTTCCGTGCCAACATACGGTCTGAGCAAGAAATACAGTCCTACCGCAACGCCACAAGCAAGAACAGAAAAAATGAACTGTCTGAGCGACAGTCCAAAAAACATTGACTCTGTATAATTTCTGATTTCACGGTTAATTTTTACTTCCATATCTGTTTCCTTTCCTGCGGTTTCGGTCGTTCTCCCTCCCGCATTTATCATTCAGGCAAAAGACTTTGCCCTTCCGTTTACCGCCATAGTAAACACATTTCTTACAATCTCTTTGGTTCATCTCAAAATCTCTCCTTAAAGTCCCATCATTTCTCGGATAATACGGTCAGACATCTTTACCGCACCGACAAGAACGAGCATATTAAATACCAGTTCCCCAATATATGCCCACACCTGCGTAACTGCTGCTGCATCAGGATTAACCACTGGCGGCGATGAAGCAAATACGGAGAAAATAATACAAGCAAGTACAATGACTGCCCCCTCAAGCAGAACTGCACAATAGCTCTTGATAAAACTCTTGCCTACATTCTGTGTCGGTTCTCCTGCAAATGTGGAAAGTGGTATCGGTGCAAGTGCTGTGTACATATAAAGTTTAAAAAATCGTCCATACACTGTCATTATCAGAATGAACGACAGCACCGTGATAAATAATCCTCCGATAAGCGTTACCGCCCACAAAGGGATACTCTCAAAAAATCCGCAATCCTCTATGGTCGTTACCATCTCTGCGGATAAGGTCGTCTGTTCCGGAGTTCCAAATCCGGCAGCATTCATAATGGTTGAAATCGTCCCTTGCACGATATTAAATAATGCAAGCATAAGCTCCATTCCGTATGTGATAACACCTTTCGCCAATGCAAAACGGACAAAGAGTTTTAAAGCGTGTTCCGGTTTCTTCACATCTGTAAAACTTCCGCAGGTCTTTACCATACCTATCACGAAAAACAATACAAGCAATGCAAGCCCGATAGCCTGAACTGCACCATTGATGTCAACGATAACCTTCCAGATATTCCCGCCCTTAAAGTTCTGCGGTGTAGTTGTGATGAGTGTCCATATTTCCGACAGTTTTTCATTCCAAGTTTCAAGGGCATTTTCAAGATTTTGAACTACCCAGTTATCACTCATTCAAAGCACCTCCTTACAATTAAGGGGTGTCCCGTAACTTGGCACACCCCTCGATAACTGTGTAACTCTTATCTTAGCCTGTGATAAGAGTAAGGATTTCTTTCGCAAAAGTGATAATGACACCGCCCGCAAGAGTCAGGAAGCCATTGGCTCTCTGAGAAGGGTCGTGAGATTTGAGTGAAAGACCGACCTGCACGATACCAAAGCCAAGCAAAATCATACCGATGGCACGGATAAGTCCGAAGATAAAGTCAGACAAATTATTAACTACGGTAAGCGGGTCATTCGCTGCAAATGCAGTCGTTGTCATTCCAAGTGCCAACGCACCGACAATGACCATTGTGCAGTAAGCACGGAAGCCTTTCTTGACCTTTCCGGTCATAGGCAGTTTCTTTGTTTCCTGAGTGTCAGTTGCTTTTTTCTTAAAAATAGTCATAGTTGAATACCTCCAAAATTTAATTTGTTTGATTGTTTATGAACAGAGCTTCCATCTCCTCATCGGAAAGAAGTTCCCAGTTCGTTTCTTCCATTTCCTTTTCAGGAAGTGTTGCAGGGTCAATGTCCCAAATGGCAATCGAAGCAATATCTTTTGTGACTTCTCCGTGCTTATAAGGACTTGCCTTTCCGTCTGTGGTAAGTGCCACATTCGGGTGTTTCATAATGTCATATTTGAAATCCATAATGGGTCTTTCCCCACGGATAAATAAAATAGCGTACTGATTATCGAGCATACGCACCTCATCAGGAGTAAGTAACTCTCTGCCGCTAATCTGATAGTTGGTGGAATAGTTACCGCTTCTTCCGGTACTCTTTCCGAACGTGTTGGTATCAATGGTTTCCTTGCCCAACAGCTCCGACACATATTTATGGGTTGACTGCTCATTTCCACCAAGGTAAAGAAATTCATCGCAGTTACCCACAATGCTCTCCCACTGTTTTTCAAACAAGGCTTTAAGCTGTGCCAAGTTCTGTAAGATGATGCTTACCGATACACCACGTGAACGCATAACCGACAGTATCTTGTCGAAGTCGTCCGGCAGTGAAACATTGGCAAATTCGTCCATCATAAAATGAACAGGCATCGGCAGACAGCCGCCGTGGATATGGTCGGCTGCATAAAACAACTGCTGAAAAAGCTGTGTGTAAAGAATGGATACCAAGAAGTTGAAACTAGAGTCGTTATCCGGTATCAATGCAAACAGTGCCACCTTTTTCTCTCCGAGTGACTGCAAATCCAGTTCATCGGCAGAAGTAAGAGCAGCAAGACTTTCCAAGTTAAACTTTTCAAGCCTTGCTGCAAGGGTTATCTGTATGGATTTTAATGTTTTGGAAGAACCGGAATGATAAGAGTGGTAATACTTCAAAGCAATGTGGTCAGGATTATCTATCATCAAATCCGAAAACAGATTATCAAGCGGAGAAGGACTTGGGTCGTCCTCATCCTCAATCGCCCCGGCTCTGAGCATTTCCATTACCATTGCAAAATTTTGTTCTTCCGGCGGTGCTTCA comes from the Blautia liquoris genome and includes:
- a CDS encoding lysozyme family protein, encoding MADIKTRDTSKGTIKTINKAAVATERMKKAYVMTKDKAEHSTNASENSAEEYASDKIEAATDRTVHETAYRADKVGRWGVRETRQNYQKAKTGIENFKTKRAEKQLQKQSVNPVGKQSIRTLEHTEKTIKQSARSAGNSTVKTVSKGATNTVQRSVKTAEQTAKTSIKTTKEAAIIAQKTAKTTAKATQKAAQTAKKAAKATADTVKATAKATVATVKAIIAGTKALVAAIAAGGWIAVLIIMIVVLFGAAVAMFGGGSDSNSYTPVSAEVEAYEPIIQKYAKEYGIPEYVELIKAVMMQESGGRGLDPMQAAEGSFNTKYPHEPNGIKDPEYSIQCGVQELKAALTSAEVESPIDMEHIKLALQGYNFGNGYISWAKSKYGGYSYANAVEFSTQQAQRLGWDSYGDTQYPAHVLRYYPYGRAFTVGGNQAIVEVALTQLGNQGGQPYWSWYGFDSRVEWCACFVSWCADQCGYIESGLVPKFAGCVEGANWFKSNGKWQDRTYEPKTGDIIFFDWEGDGTTDHVGIVEKCENGTVYTVEGNSGDACKQRQYTVGSSNIYGYGIPAY
- a CDS encoding DUF6075 family protein; this encodes MSKIQFRNAAHRDFVLENLDKCKVNDCYHRAFFYVMGISEETRMNIGKMFDFKRDCIIPEGMHGGWQTSGTVKVCHLAFNLWNGFTEEGRENLYTPEELFCCGYAPYFMEGIKLRYPEYCRDLTPPKRNDMER
- a CDS encoding VirD4-like conjugal transfer protein, CD1115 family, which codes for MKRDNDRQTAIILSIVGIVPVIWLALLIAPSISGGLPEIAANLATLFDNPFSIKLCGDSLKTVLILLLCYGMGIGIYFSTRKNYRRREEHGSAKWGNVRAIDKKYRQKPLSENKLMTQNVCIGLNAKKHRRNLNTLVCGGSGAGKTRFYAKPNIMNAARNSYVILDPKGEILRDTGHLLEKKGYEVRVLDLISMEKSHCYNPFVYLQNDNDVQKLVTNLFKSTTPKGSQSNDPFWDTAASMLLLALVFYLHYEAPPEEQNFAMVMEMLRAGAIEDEDDPSPSPLDNLFSDLMIDNPDHIALKYYHSYHSGSSKTLKSIQITLAARLEKFNLESLAALTSADELDLQSLGEKKVALFALIPDNDSSFNFLVSILYTQLFQQLFYAADHIHGGCLPMPVHFMMDEFANVSLPDDFDKILSVMRSRGVSVSIILQNLAQLKALFEKQWESIVGNCDEFLYLGGNEQSTHKYVSELLGKETIDTNTFGKSTGRSGNYSTNYQISGRELLTPDEVRMLDNQYAILFIRGERPIMDFKYDIMKHPNVALTTDGKASPYKHGEVTKDIASIAIWDIDPATLPEKEMEETNWELLSDEEMEALFINNQTN
- a CDS encoding PrgI family protein encodes the protein MEVKINREIRNYTESMFFGLSLRQFIFSVLACGVAVGLYFLLRPYVGTETVSWVCILGAAPFAALGFVKYNGMTAEKAIYAWIKSEFLMPKKLVFHSTNVYYELMKPSIEQKQKEVLKSND
- the srtB gene encoding class B sortase encodes the protein MSRKIYIIIAMVFTVVLSVSTFFIIRNHIDSAKQNEVYDNLAEIVEDEPPKENEGVTFSEDKDYLAEYLELYRQNEDMVGWIKVEDTNINYPVVQSVNEPNFYLKHKFDKTYSAYGCPYVQENCDVQKPSDNIIIYGHHMNDGSMFTGLMKYRNKSFWEGHKTITFDTLTDRHQYEVIAVFKTVVYTDSSDSFKYYEFTDAENAAEFDAYVAKCKELSLYDTGVSAEYGDKLISLSTCEYSRNNGRLVVVAKRVD
- a CDS encoding helix-turn-helix domain-containing protein, with protein sequence MKLDTIGKNIRKFRLARKLRQEDLAEKTDLTTNYIGMVERGEKIPSLETFIKIVNALGVSSDMVLTDVLETGYTVKNSMLNEKLEKLVPEDRNRIYEVIDTLVKQSKQILP
- a CDS encoding VirB4-like conjugal transfer ATPase, CD1110 family, which codes for MIKTLTNLFKQDKEKFVVPKGVQDVIPVAAIFDDGIFKVGKDKYSKTYRFTDINYAVASREDKEAMFLEYSELLNSLDSGATTKITINNRRLNRLDFEQTILIPTTGDNLDEYREEYNKMLLDKATGANSIVQDKYITISINKKSVEDARTYFARVGADLIAHFGRLGSKCVELETDERLRIFHDFYRVGEESSFHFDIKETRKKGHDFKDYICPDTMEFEKDYFKMGNRYGRVLFLREYASYIKDSMVAELTDMNRNLMMSIDIVPVPTDEAVKEAENRLLGVETNITNWQRRQNANNNFSATVPYDMEQQKKEMKEFLDDLTTRDQRMMFAVITMVITADSKEQLENDTEALLTTARKHLCQFATLRFQQVDGLNTVMPFGTRKIDAFRTLTTESLSVFIPFRVQDIFHENGIYYGQNVISKNMIIADRKQLLNGNSFILGVSGGGKSFAAKGEIINQVLSSDADIIIIDPEREYSQLVNAMGGEVINISATSDNHINAMDMNKDYGDGANPVILKSEFIMSLCEQLIGGTNLGAKQKSIIDRCTASVYRSYQQNDYQGHIPTLQDFRAELLQQDEPEAKELALAIELFTHGSLNTFAKQTNVDTNNRLICYDILDLGKQLMPIGMLVVLDSILNRITQNRAKGKNTFIFIDEIYLLFQHEYSANFLFTLWKRVRKYGAYASGITQNVDDLLQSHTARTMLANSEFIIMLNQASTDRLELAKLLNISDLQMSYITNVEAGHGLIKVGSSLVPFANKFPKNTKLYKLMTTKPGEA